One window from the genome of Enterobacter asburiae encodes:
- a CDS encoding acetyltransferase, giving the protein MKIETALPTHFERLVAIWESSVRATHHFLQESDIAALRPLLLNAYLPNLKVVIARDDASVIHGFLGVDENRIEMLFVDDASRGKGVGKLLLQHAIEEFGANEVDVNEQNPQGVGFYRHMGFEQVGRSELDGQGNPFPLLHMRLGGQA; this is encoded by the coding sequence ATGAAAATAGAAACCGCACTCCCCACACACTTCGAACGTCTGGTCGCGATCTGGGAATCCTCCGTCCGCGCCACCCATCACTTTTTACAGGAAAGCGATATTGCGGCTCTGCGCCCTCTATTGCTTAACGCCTATCTGCCTAACCTCAAGGTCGTGATAGCTCGCGATGATGCAAGTGTTATTCACGGCTTTTTAGGCGTGGATGAAAACCGCATTGAAATGCTATTTGTTGACGACGCGAGCCGGGGGAAGGGCGTCGGGAAATTGCTGTTGCAACACGCCATCGAAGAGTTTGGCGCGAACGAGGTGGACGTGAATGAGCAGAACCCGCAGGGCGTGGGATTTTATCGCCATATGGGGTTTGAGCAGGTCGGGCGCTCGGAACTGGACGGGCAGGGGAATCCGTTTCCGCTGCTGCATATGCGGTTGGGTGGGCAGGCTTAA
- a CDS encoding class I SAM-dependent methyltransferase, with the protein MNWQPFRADAPENMTIFSASFPDVSDQWPMKDDAAREIASLDRALKAEPALRPPRVEYDEGGQAVLVPQNRYSEQAFRNRPALAAWRTRLVPSALALFVVQNPLEDRLPDGTKMDSDSRQWFIHANDAVGVRSRARVLAALVDKYIHNESENNWVSLASGAAIPVLEALREAKLDGQQVYLTLVDKDPVALSWAETMAAQEGIVVGEQLTLLRRNLLHTLVRNEDLLLELGEHQAELVDALGIFEYFNDTDAVIFLQRALRLVKPGGAVIVSNMLTSSPQIDFVLRGIGWEDIHPRSLQQLQDIHLAAGVLVENVTVVVPKDGVYAVMEIRVGDEKTARSVPSPGGRGLG; encoded by the coding sequence ATGAACTGGCAGCCTTTTCGCGCCGATGCACCGGAAAATATGACGATTTTTAGCGCGTCATTTCCCGACGTCAGCGACCAGTGGCCGATGAAAGACGACGCTGCCCGTGAGATCGCCTCCCTTGACCGCGCCCTGAAAGCCGAGCCAGCGCTCCGGCCGCCGAGGGTGGAATATGACGAAGGGGGGCAGGCTGTGCTTGTTCCCCAGAACCGCTATTCCGAACAGGCCTTCCGTAACCGCCCGGCGCTTGCCGCGTGGCGAACCCGGCTTGTCCCCTCCGCGCTGGCGCTGTTTGTGGTGCAAAACCCGCTGGAAGACCGCCTGCCCGACGGCACAAAAATGGACAGTGACAGCCGCCAGTGGTTTATCCACGCTAACGATGCGGTTGGCGTGCGTTCCCGCGCCAGGGTGCTGGCCGCGCTGGTGGATAAGTACATTCATAATGAGAGCGAGAACAACTGGGTCAGCCTCGCGAGCGGCGCTGCCATCCCGGTGCTGGAGGCGCTGCGTGAAGCAAAGCTCGACGGCCAACAGGTCTATCTCACGCTGGTGGACAAAGACCCGGTGGCGCTCAGTTGGGCCGAAACCATGGCGGCGCAGGAAGGCATTGTGGTGGGCGAACAGCTGACGCTGCTCAGGCGCAACCTCCTCCATACGCTGGTGCGTAACGAGGACCTGCTGCTGGAGCTGGGCGAACATCAGGCCGAACTGGTCGACGCGCTGGGGATTTTTGAATACTTCAACGATACCGACGCGGTGATTTTTCTCCAGCGCGCCCTGCGGCTGGTCAAGCCCGGCGGGGCGGTGATTGTGTCGAACATGCTGACCAGCAGCCCGCAGATTGACTTTGTGCTGCGGGGGATCGGCTGGGAGGATATTCACCCGAGGTCGTTACAGCAGCTGCAGGATATTCACCTCGCGGCGGGCGTGCTGGTGGAAAACGTCACCGTGGTGGTGCCGAAGGACGGGGTGTACGCGGTGATGGAGATTAGGGTAGGGGATGAAAAAACCGCACGGTCAGTTCCCTCTCCCGGTGGGAGAGGGTTAGGGTGA
- a CDS encoding GlxA family transcriptional regulator: protein MKTLIDDSVRMTPARNKSLHMGLLLWPQFSLLAFSGLIEALRIASSVQKRSQKICFKLSLISIHPDLPVVSSSGISVRPDAAHAPPGDFDYIAVIGGGLEHLHQGHRGDRAFLTDAHHNSTPLIGIGTGSFILAEEGLLNERRASIHPHHHGVFTQRFPQVYAEQGLDYIDEGDVLTCPGGISTLTLVTSLIRAHGGDDIAATTSRRLSLPPHDAATPRPANVAMIPDSRLRRAVMIIEQYLTHPLNAARLAQDVKLSERQLNRLFHAEFGKTAREFIRSARLRYACWLLKNSQQSVTDIARRMRFSDCAHFIRHFQIEYGCTPGVWRTSQN from the coding sequence ATGAAAACTTTAATTGATGATAGCGTCAGAATGACGCCTGCACGGAATAAATCCCTGCATATGGGTTTACTCCTGTGGCCCCAGTTCTCGCTTTTAGCATTTTCAGGATTGATAGAGGCGTTACGCATTGCATCCAGCGTCCAAAAGCGTAGTCAGAAAATATGCTTTAAACTCAGCCTGATAAGCATTCACCCCGATTTACCGGTTGTAAGCAGCTCTGGTATAAGCGTAAGGCCCGATGCTGCCCATGCACCGCCCGGTGACTTCGACTACATTGCGGTGATTGGTGGAGGTCTGGAGCATCTTCACCAGGGACACCGTGGCGACAGAGCGTTTCTCACGGATGCTCATCACAACAGCACTCCTCTGATAGGTATTGGTACCGGCAGCTTTATTCTGGCGGAGGAAGGGTTACTGAACGAGCGCCGCGCCTCGATTCATCCTCATCACCATGGCGTTTTCACTCAGCGGTTCCCGCAGGTATATGCTGAGCAAGGCCTCGATTATATCGACGAAGGTGATGTGCTGACCTGCCCGGGCGGGATCTCAACGCTCACCCTGGTAACGTCGCTGATCCGCGCCCACGGGGGAGACGACATTGCGGCTACTACCTCCCGGCGTCTGTCTCTTCCTCCGCATGATGCCGCCACGCCACGGCCCGCGAATGTCGCCATGATCCCTGATTCACGGCTGCGCAGGGCGGTGATGATTATCGAACAATATCTGACTCACCCGCTAAACGCCGCCAGGCTCGCTCAGGACGTCAAGCTGAGCGAACGTCAGCTCAACCGCCTGTTTCACGCCGAGTTTGGCAAAACGGCGCGGGAATTTATCCGCAGCGCCAGGTTGCGCTATGCCTGCTGGCTGCTGAAAAACTCTCAGCAAAGCGTGACGGATATTGCGCGGCGGATGCGGTTCAGCGACTGCGCCCACTTTATTCGTCATTTTCAGATCGAGTACGGCTGTACGCCGGGAGTATGGCGCACGTCGCAGAACTGA
- a CDS encoding winged helix-turn-helix domain-containing protein: protein MHKYYIINGLVEFHPAASTLRDLNNPERVVVLNSPAGRCLLLLIERVGSIVTQQECMDIVWQRRGMLVSPNTYYQNISILRKGLKKVGFETDPIVTIPRIGLTLASDTQITIKETQPQAEEEEHAAPDVCEETVAPMVSTRRFWLPAALVVLLVLAGVSVISHRLMHDSYFVDGYRFATKLGECQLYFARDIETQRDRDKALVYATPFKDQCVNYPWVYVSGYTLLPRASVIRCDRPMTESNRCMSDYFIEDR from the coding sequence ATGCATAAGTATTACATTATTAATGGCCTGGTAGAGTTTCACCCAGCAGCCAGCACATTACGCGATCTGAACAATCCCGAGCGGGTAGTGGTATTAAATTCCCCGGCGGGCCGCTGTTTGTTGTTATTAATAGAGAGAGTCGGAAGTATTGTGACTCAACAGGAGTGCATGGATATTGTCTGGCAGCGCCGGGGGATGTTGGTTTCGCCTAATACCTATTACCAGAACATTTCTATTCTGCGTAAAGGGCTGAAGAAGGTGGGTTTCGAAACCGATCCGATTGTCACTATCCCGCGCATTGGACTCACGCTCGCAAGCGATACGCAAATCACTATTAAAGAGACGCAGCCGCAGGCTGAAGAGGAAGAACACGCTGCGCCGGATGTCTGCGAAGAGACTGTCGCTCCGATGGTATCGACACGCCGCTTCTGGCTGCCGGCCGCGCTGGTAGTATTGCTGGTATTGGCTGGCGTGAGCGTGATAAGCCATCGCCTGATGCATGACAGCTATTTTGTGGACGGATACCGCTTCGCGACGAAGTTGGGCGAGTGCCAGCTCTATTTTGCTCGCGATATTGAAACGCAACGCGATCGGGATAAAGCCCTGGTCTATGCCACCCCGTTTAAGGATCAGTGCGTGAACTATCCCTGGGTATATGTCAGCGGCTACACATTGCTACCTCGCGCGTCGGTCATTCGCTGTGACAGGCCAATGACGGAATCCAATCGCTGTATGTCTGATTATTTTATAGAGGATCGCTAG
- a CDS encoding helix-turn-helix transcriptional regulator: MANKLNNTRHLNIALLGGDHFARQGIAALLKNISPAMQITASIDNYAEIETILAAAPVDVIFLSGTEKYHAGYDCLKYIRKMKVLYPGVLICMYSTPANSWLWIRGEIDAYISLQEPLYHWRTSVLKLVDNRYRPKKKPTALSLTPGEWRVLKELRKGLDMRYIAETEQLSYRRVSALKSSAIRKLGLRNKTDLLVFLTS, translated from the coding sequence ATGGCGAATAAACTCAACAACACACGTCATTTAAATATCGCGCTATTGGGTGGGGATCACTTTGCGCGCCAGGGGATCGCTGCGTTATTAAAAAATATTTCCCCGGCCATGCAGATTACAGCATCGATCGATAATTATGCGGAGATCGAAACGATACTCGCGGCCGCGCCGGTAGACGTGATTTTTTTATCCGGCACGGAGAAATATCACGCGGGATACGATTGCCTGAAATATATCAGGAAAATGAAAGTCCTCTATCCCGGCGTACTTATTTGCATGTATTCCACACCGGCGAATTCCTGGCTGTGGATACGCGGTGAAATAGACGCCTATATCTCGCTGCAGGAGCCACTTTATCACTGGCGAACCAGCGTATTAAAGCTGGTCGATAACCGTTATCGACCAAAAAAGAAACCCACGGCGTTATCGCTGACGCCGGGCGAATGGCGAGTATTGAAGGAACTGCGAAAAGGTCTGGATATGCGTTACATCGCCGAAACAGAGCAGCTTTCTTACCGTCGTGTCAGCGCGTTAAAAAGCTCAGCGATAAGAAAACTCGGGCTCAGGAACAAGACAGATTTGCTGGTCTTTTTAACCAGTTAG
- a CDS encoding fimbrial protein, producing the protein MKAQFNNKTLLAIAIAALLPAGSALAAGTSGGTVNFSGKVVTSACAISAGSANIDVDMGEVRTATLAAAGSEASTAKAFAITLEDCEIADTSASTDENPIAATTVAVTFTGTPDGSDVNSLSVGANGSANSAQNVAIRLYDEQGNVVRLGEPASAIPLRKGANTLNFSAKYYSPKGGATAGDASAVATYTVTYS; encoded by the coding sequence ATGAAAGCTCAATTCAATAATAAAACGCTGCTTGCGATCGCTATTGCGGCATTACTGCCAGCAGGGTCGGCGCTGGCTGCCGGCACCAGCGGCGGCACGGTGAACTTTAGCGGCAAAGTAGTGACGTCTGCCTGCGCCATCAGCGCGGGAAGCGCCAACATTGACGTGGACATGGGTGAAGTGCGTACCGCAACGCTGGCGGCTGCTGGCAGTGAAGCCAGCACGGCAAAAGCGTTTGCCATCACCCTGGAAGACTGTGAAATCGCCGACACCTCAGCCTCTACGGATGAGAACCCGATTGCCGCGACAACCGTGGCCGTCACCTTCACCGGCACGCCGGACGGTTCCGATGTTAATAGTCTGTCCGTGGGGGCAAACGGCAGCGCCAACTCTGCGCAAAACGTGGCTATCCGCCTTTATGACGAGCAGGGCAACGTGGTGAGGCTGGGTGAACCCGCTTCGGCCATTCCTCTGCGCAAGGGTGCCAACACCCTGAACTTCAGCGCGAAATATTACTCACCGAAGGGCGGCGCCACTGCGGGTGATGCCAGCGCCGTCGCGACCTACACCGTGACCTACTCGTAA
- a CDS encoding fimbrial biogenesis chaperone: MRVNTLICLAGTLCSSAVYAGGVGLGATRMVYSSATTQSMMQVRNTHPDATFLIQSWMENEKGERTNDFVITPPLYVMKPASESAVKIMFNGKALPEDRETLYWMTVKAIPQQAKSGSGNTLQFASANRIKVFYRPAGLSESPGEAWKRLTGSYRAGKVTLSNPTPYYLTTINVKIDGIPVQPVMVPPKGSVTLAETFSHAGSMSFQTINDYGAWTPATRASLSQ, from the coding sequence ATGCGCGTAAACACATTGATTTGCCTGGCGGGTACGTTATGTTCCTCCGCCGTCTATGCCGGCGGCGTGGGGTTGGGCGCAACGCGAATGGTCTACTCCAGCGCGACCACCCAGTCGATGATGCAGGTGAGAAACACCCATCCCGACGCCACGTTCCTGATCCAGTCATGGATGGAAAATGAGAAAGGCGAACGTACCAACGACTTCGTGATCACGCCACCGCTGTACGTCATGAAACCGGCCAGCGAAAGCGCGGTGAAAATCATGTTTAACGGTAAAGCCCTGCCAGAGGATCGGGAGACGCTCTACTGGATGACGGTCAAAGCCATCCCCCAGCAGGCGAAAAGCGGCTCCGGGAATACGCTGCAGTTTGCATCGGCTAACCGCATCAAGGTCTTTTATCGCCCGGCGGGACTCAGTGAGAGCCCAGGAGAGGCGTGGAAACGCCTGACCGGTTCCTACCGCGCCGGAAAGGTCACGCTCAGCAACCCTACGCCGTACTACCTCACCACCATCAACGTGAAAATTGACGGTATCCCGGTGCAGCCGGTGATGGTGCCCCCGAAAGGTAGCGTGACGCTGGCCGAAACCTTCAGCCATGCGGGCAGCATGAGCTTTCAGACCATTAACGATTATGGGGCATGGACCCCCGCCACGCGCGCATCGTTATCCCAATAA
- a CDS encoding fimbria/pilus outer membrane usher protein has translation MKRKILCATVISLVIRQAVAAESELQFNPAFLNGESANSADLAWVNAGSALPPGDYNLNVYINTNYAFTGNITFRLAEDSTGEALPCLTPEQFDALGIDSHQAKGGALPLAQRCIFLTKAFADTQFDLDQKTLTLSFTVPQSAMRNLPRGYVSPESWEAGIPAAWLNYVVNGSNNEYRGETRTREQQLFASLNSGVNLGAWRLRDFTTWTKDSNELTHVQTWLQRDIHALRAQVYAGETYTSAQVFDSVGLRGIALKTDDNMLPASLSGYAPEVRGIARSNATVTVRQNGNIIYQTSVPPGAFVLKDLYPTSSGGDLAVTIQENDGSKTQYTLPFASVPNLVRNGQVKYALGAGKYRPTGNQDAPSFAQGELFYGWQYGLTFYGGAQFADRYNGLAFGFGQNLGRFGAYSLDLTHARSQLADDRHYSGDSVRLRYSKLLNDIGTRVNFFSLRYSTKGFYTLSDTTYKGMSGGSPKQTVEDDGTVTTHYDNVYNLRMSRKAKNQLLLSQPMGQYGSLSLSWDQQTYWNTSDTTQSLQFAWNATFRNVSLGVSVQRSSSLYDDKKDNILSMSISVPLGNPALSTRARFTTTHADSTGTTASTGVSGYLPGQENLFYSVNQRYSAQQHYGGDATLQYEGARGDYNLGYSYTSNSRNLSYGISGGAVVHEDGLTLSQPLGNTNILVKAPGASNVAVLNHKGIKTDSRGYAVIPYATPYRVNQVALDVTTAGNDVELENAIANKTPTDGALVRATFTTHQGAKAMFIVRHGNDVLPFGTLVSLDNDKTSGIVGDGGSLYLSGLSEKGKLNAVWGRGNSQRCAITYALNKQNYNARTGLYSQEVVCH, from the coding sequence GTGAAAAGAAAAATCCTGTGCGCCACGGTGATCTCCCTGGTGATTCGGCAAGCCGTGGCTGCTGAAAGCGAGCTGCAATTTAACCCCGCGTTCCTCAACGGCGAGAGCGCAAACAGCGCCGATCTCGCCTGGGTCAACGCCGGGAGCGCGTTGCCACCGGGTGATTACAACCTCAACGTGTATATCAATACCAACTACGCGTTCACAGGTAACATCACGTTCCGCCTTGCTGAAGACAGTACGGGTGAAGCGCTGCCCTGCCTCACGCCTGAGCAATTCGACGCGCTGGGCATCGATAGTCATCAGGCAAAGGGCGGAGCGCTGCCGCTGGCGCAGCGCTGCATCTTCTTAACGAAGGCGTTTGCGGATACGCAGTTTGACCTGGACCAGAAGACGCTCACCCTGAGCTTCACCGTACCGCAAAGTGCGATGCGCAATCTGCCGCGCGGGTATGTCAGCCCGGAAAGCTGGGAGGCGGGCATTCCTGCCGCGTGGCTGAATTACGTGGTCAATGGCTCGAACAATGAGTATCGCGGCGAGACGCGCACGCGGGAACAGCAGCTTTTTGCGAGCCTCAACAGCGGCGTCAACCTGGGCGCGTGGCGGCTGCGTGATTTCACCACGTGGACCAAAGACAGCAATGAACTCACCCACGTGCAGACCTGGCTGCAGCGCGATATTCACGCCCTGCGCGCGCAGGTGTATGCCGGGGAAACGTACACCTCGGCGCAGGTCTTCGATTCCGTGGGCCTGCGCGGCATCGCCCTGAAAACCGATGACAACATGCTGCCCGCCAGCCTCAGCGGCTATGCGCCGGAAGTCCGGGGCATCGCGCGCAGCAACGCGACCGTAACGGTTCGCCAGAACGGCAACATCATCTATCAAACCTCTGTTCCACCAGGGGCGTTTGTGCTGAAAGATCTCTACCCGACCTCCTCGGGCGGCGATCTGGCGGTCACCATTCAGGAGAACGACGGCAGCAAAACGCAATACACGCTTCCTTTTGCCAGCGTGCCGAACCTGGTGCGTAACGGACAGGTGAAATATGCCCTCGGTGCCGGGAAATACCGTCCGACGGGCAATCAGGATGCGCCCTCTTTCGCGCAGGGCGAACTGTTTTATGGCTGGCAATATGGCCTGACGTTTTACGGCGGGGCACAGTTTGCCGATCGCTATAACGGCCTGGCCTTCGGGTTTGGGCAAAACCTCGGCCGCTTTGGCGCTTACTCTCTTGACCTGACCCATGCCCGCAGCCAGCTGGCGGACGATCGGCACTACAGCGGTGATTCGGTGCGCCTACGCTACAGCAAGCTGCTGAACGACATTGGCACGCGGGTGAACTTCTTCTCGCTGCGCTACTCCACGAAAGGGTTTTATACCCTCAGCGACACGACGTACAAAGGGATGTCGGGCGGATCGCCAAAGCAGACTGTGGAAGACGATGGCACCGTCACCACCCATTACGACAACGTGTACAACCTGCGCATGTCGCGCAAGGCAAAAAACCAGCTGCTGCTGTCGCAGCCGATGGGACAATACGGCTCGCTGTCACTGTCGTGGGATCAGCAGACCTACTGGAACACGTCAGACACCACACAAAGCCTGCAATTTGCGTGGAACGCCACGTTTCGCAACGTGTCGCTTGGCGTCAGCGTTCAGCGAAGTTCAAGCCTGTATGACGACAAGAAAGATAACATCCTGTCGATGTCGATTTCGGTCCCGCTGGGCAATCCGGCGCTGTCTACCCGCGCGCGCTTTACCACGACCCATGCGGACTCCACAGGTACAACCGCCAGCACGGGCGTGAGCGGCTACCTGCCGGGCCAGGAAAATCTGTTCTATAGCGTCAACCAGCGCTACAGCGCCCAGCAGCACTACGGCGGCGATGCCACCCTGCAGTACGAAGGCGCGCGGGGAGACTACAACCTGGGCTACAGCTACACCAGCAACTCCCGCAACCTCAGCTACGGCATCAGCGGCGGTGCGGTAGTGCATGAAGATGGCCTGACGCTGAGCCAGCCGCTCGGGAACACCAACATTCTGGTAAAAGCCCCGGGAGCCAGCAACGTCGCCGTGCTTAACCACAAAGGCATCAAAACGGACAGCCGTGGCTATGCGGTGATCCCATACGCCACGCCGTACCGCGTTAACCAGGTCGCGCTGGACGTGACGACCGCTGGCAACGACGTGGAGCTGGAAAACGCCATCGCCAACAAAACGCCTACCGATGGTGCCCTGGTTCGCGCCACCTTCACCACGCATCAGGGAGCAAAAGCGATGTTTATCGTGCGTCACGGCAACGACGTGCTCCCCTTCGGGACGCTGGTCTCGCTCGATAATGACAAAACCAGCGGCATCGTCGGCGATGGCGGCAGCCTGTATCTGTCCGGTTTGTCAGAGAAGGGCAAGCTGAACGCCGTGTGGGGTCGCGGCAACAGCCAGCGCTGCGCCATTACCTACGCCTTAAACAAGCAGAACTATAACGCCCGCACCGGTCTCTATTCTCAGGAGGTGGTATGTCATTAA
- a CDS encoding fimbrial protein, whose translation MSLTFRIGCIALLAFALPVRGYDVLVSVTGNLIGNTCVVAQDSEEQNVPLGTIGIKQFTRAGAVSNIKTPFTLRLEACGPTFAGVKIRFSGTPDDANPQLLKIADGGATGVAVQILDKESVLIPLNTQTTAYGTAGDDSVQMTFYAQLVATGAPVSAGDVSAFATWTTEYL comes from the coding sequence ATGTCATTAACGTTTCGGATCGGCTGCATCGCACTGCTGGCTTTCGCTCTCCCCGTTCGCGGGTATGACGTGCTGGTTTCCGTCACCGGCAATTTGATCGGCAATACCTGCGTGGTTGCACAGGACTCCGAGGAGCAAAACGTGCCGCTGGGCACCATTGGCATCAAACAATTTACGCGCGCCGGGGCCGTCAGCAATATCAAAACGCCCTTTACGCTCAGGCTTGAAGCGTGCGGGCCAACCTTTGCTGGCGTAAAAATCCGCTTCAGCGGTACGCCGGATGATGCCAACCCGCAGCTGCTGAAAATTGCCGACGGTGGCGCTACCGGCGTGGCGGTGCAGATCCTCGATAAAGAGAGCGTACTCATTCCCCTGAACACGCAAACCACCGCGTACGGAACGGCGGGGGATGACAGCGTACAGATGACCTTTTACGCACAGCTGGTTGCCACCGGCGCACCCGTGAGCGCCGGTGATGTGTCAGCCTTCGCCACCTGGACAACGGAGTATCTATGA
- a CDS encoding fimbrial protein: MRLAFLLSGLLFCVSAQALDWKSDITLSPQPMTYSGPADSVAPGSIIGSTWSATASVQQVFWCGLIFTCNKGTLQPSSSAISSGATVTVDGVNYTIFETGVPGVGYIIGLKDFNGTKYIPLQNGITQSYPAEGTSGYAQDLGWSAKVTFIKTGTALKSGVYNIPTINAAVLTAYNNEVKTAQVIISPTTITVTASGCTVGSKNASVALGTIDIRTLPTVGSTSPSGTFTVGLTCDADVAVHAVMTDQTTPSNTSSVVTLTGDSTASGVGVQFFYNGTGPLTMGPDSSAAGTTGQFFIQSTAAAQTLSLPFQAQYIRTGELVPGSANALASITFSYQ, from the coding sequence ATGCGTTTAGCGTTTCTTCTCAGCGGATTACTTTTCTGCGTCAGCGCGCAGGCTCTGGACTGGAAATCGGACATTACCCTCTCCCCTCAGCCGATGACCTACAGCGGGCCAGCGGATTCGGTGGCACCGGGCAGTATTATCGGATCGACGTGGAGCGCCACCGCCAGCGTGCAGCAGGTGTTCTGGTGCGGGCTTATTTTTACCTGTAACAAAGGCACGCTGCAGCCCAGCAGCAGCGCGATTTCGAGCGGTGCGACGGTTACCGTCGACGGCGTGAACTACACCATTTTTGAGACCGGCGTGCCGGGCGTGGGGTACATCATCGGGCTGAAGGATTTTAATGGTACAAAATATATTCCCCTGCAAAACGGTATCACGCAAAGTTACCCGGCAGAGGGCACCAGTGGGTATGCCCAGGATCTGGGCTGGTCAGCAAAAGTCACCTTTATTAAAACCGGTACGGCGCTGAAATCCGGCGTCTATAACATCCCGACTATCAACGCCGCGGTGTTAACCGCCTATAACAACGAGGTCAAAACGGCGCAGGTCATCATCAGCCCGACCACCATCACGGTAACCGCCAGCGGGTGTACGGTCGGCAGCAAAAACGCCAGCGTGGCGCTCGGCACCATTGATATACGCACTCTGCCCACGGTGGGAAGCACGTCGCCATCCGGGACGTTTACCGTCGGCCTGACCTGCGACGCGGACGTGGCGGTTCACGCGGTGATGACCGATCAGACCACGCCGTCGAACACCTCGTCGGTGGTGACGCTGACCGGAGACTCCACGGCGTCCGGCGTTGGGGTGCAGTTTTTCTACAACGGCACCGGACCGCTGACGATGGGACCGGACAGCTCGGCCGCGGGCACGACCGGCCAGTTCTTTATCCAGAGCACCGCGGCGGCGCAAACCCTGTCGTTACCGTTCCAGGCGCAGTACATCCGAACCGGCGAACTGGTCCCCGGCTCGGCCAACGCGCTGGCCAGCATTACGTTTTCCTACCAGTAG
- a CDS encoding lipocalin family protein yields MKLWPVVTGVAIALTLVACKSPTPPKGVQPISDFDASRYLGKWYEVARLENRFERGLEQVTATYGKRSDGGISVLNRGYDPVKNQWNESEGKAYFTGEPTTAALKVSFFGPFYGGYNVIRLDDKYQYALVSGPNRDYLWILSRTPTIPDAVKQDYLNTARSLGFRTDQLVWVKQ; encoded by the coding sequence ATGAAGCTATGGCCTGTTGTGACCGGTGTTGCCATTGCGCTGACGCTGGTCGCCTGTAAATCCCCCACGCCGCCGAAGGGCGTGCAGCCGATTTCTGATTTTGACGCCAGCCGCTATCTCGGAAAATGGTATGAGGTCGCCCGTCTGGAAAACCGCTTTGAACGCGGGCTGGAGCAGGTAACCGCCACTTACGGCAAGCGCAGCGACGGCGGCATCAGCGTGCTCAACCGGGGCTACGATCCGGTCAAGAACCAGTGGAACGAGAGCGAAGGGAAAGCGTACTTTACCGGCGAACCGACCACCGCCGCGCTCAAGGTGTCTTTCTTCGGCCCCTTCTACGGCGGCTATAACGTGATCAGGCTGGACGATAAGTATCAGTACGCCCTGGTCAGCGGCCCGAACCGCGACTATCTGTGGATCCTGTCGCGTACGCCAACCATTCCTGATGCGGTGAAGCAGGATTACCTGAACACCGCGCGCAGTCTTGGCTTCCGAACCGATCAGCTGGTGTGGGTGAAGCAGTAG
- a CDS encoding MerR family transcriptional regulator has protein sequence MAYSIGEFARLSGITATTLRAWQRRYGLLKPQRTEGGHRQYSDEDVQQALKILDWVKKGVPIGQVKPLLERPMPGRTNNWQTLQQNMLQRLQDGKVESLRQMIYDAGREYPRPELVANVLRPLRSQVSANVAAAMTLRAILDGIIIAYTSFCLEGDKKAPGDNILLSGWHLNDPCEIWLEALTRTGQGHRIDILPVPPDALAPEIFPERKWLLVTSGKLTAGRKKQLEQWQQQVSLEVIIL, from the coding sequence ATGGCTTACTCCATCGGCGAATTCGCCCGACTCAGCGGCATCACCGCCACTACCCTGCGGGCGTGGCAGCGTCGCTATGGTTTACTCAAGCCACAGCGCACGGAAGGCGGCCACCGCCAGTACAGCGATGAGGACGTCCAGCAGGCGCTCAAAATCCTCGACTGGGTAAAAAAAGGCGTCCCGATCGGCCAGGTCAAACCGCTGCTGGAACGCCCGATGCCGGGTCGGACCAACAACTGGCAAACCCTGCAGCAGAACATGCTGCAACGCCTGCAGGACGGCAAGGTCGAGTCCCTGCGCCAGATGATTTACGACGCCGGACGCGAATACCCAAGGCCGGAGCTGGTCGCGAACGTGCTGCGCCCGCTGCGCAGCCAGGTTTCGGCCAACGTCGCTGCCGCCATGACCCTGCGCGCGATCCTCGACGGCATCATCATCGCCTACACCTCGTTTTGCCTCGAAGGCGATAAAAAAGCGCCGGGCGATAATATTCTGCTCAGCGGCTGGCACCTTAACGACCCGTGCGAGATCTGGCTCGAAGCTTTAACGCGCACCGGGCAGGGCCACCGAATCGACATCCTGCCGGTTCCGCCTGACGCGCTGGCACCGGAAATTTTCCCGGAGCGCAAATGGCTTCTGGTCACCAGCGGCAAACTCACCGCCGGGCGGAAAAAGCAGCTGGAGCAGTGGCAGCAGCAGGTATCGCTTGAAGTGATTATCCTCTGA